Proteins from a single region of Streptomyces spectabilis:
- a CDS encoding SWIM zinc finger family protein — translation MTQQGVRWTADQVLALAPDAPSRKAGSRLGVAGPWSQTGSSDEGAVWGLCKGSGSKPYRTVIDVADAAGPASACSCPSRKFPCKHALGLLLLWAGPGGPAGSDGAADPAVPADAVPQGAPPDWARQWLDARRERAGTERGPAAAPQRATADPEAARKRAERRAERVTAGATELERRLADLLRGGLATAEQSGYGLWEETAARMVDAQAPGLAARVRELGAIPSSGSGWPARLLEECALLHLLAWGWLHRDRLPAPLAATVRSRVGLPAPARGTPVRDRWQVLAQYDTVDSKLTTRRVWVHGERSGRTALLLSYGAAGRAPALSLPVGQALDAELVPYAADPAAHGLRADLGEQFTTPAPATGRPPGLPPAEATARYGEALRDDPWLDTWPATLTRVIPTPGPTSSGGDSGRGAATAWQLADADGESALPIAPSAASRSGLWRLVALSGGAPLTVFGECGHQGFNPLAAWADGTTETVRL, via the coding sequence ATGACTCAGCAGGGGGTGCGCTGGACGGCGGACCAGGTGCTGGCACTGGCACCTGACGCCCCGTCACGCAAGGCGGGAAGCAGGCTCGGCGTCGCCGGGCCGTGGTCGCAGACGGGCAGTTCGGACGAGGGGGCGGTGTGGGGACTGTGCAAGGGCAGCGGCAGCAAGCCGTACCGGACGGTGATCGACGTGGCGGACGCGGCGGGCCCCGCGTCCGCATGCAGCTGCCCGAGCCGCAAGTTCCCCTGCAAGCACGCGCTCGGCCTGCTGCTGCTCTGGGCGGGCCCGGGCGGCCCCGCGGGTTCTGACGGGGCGGCGGACCCCGCCGTGCCGGCGGACGCCGTGCCGCAGGGCGCGCCGCCGGACTGGGCGCGGCAGTGGCTGGACGCACGGCGCGAGAGAGCGGGGACGGAGCGGGGTCCGGCCGCGGCGCCGCAGCGGGCGACCGCCGATCCGGAGGCCGCGCGCAAGCGGGCGGAGCGCCGCGCCGAGCGCGTCACGGCGGGCGCGACGGAGCTGGAGCGCCGCCTGGCCGACCTGCTGCGCGGCGGCCTGGCCACGGCCGAGCAGTCGGGGTACGGCCTGTGGGAGGAGACGGCCGCCCGCATGGTCGACGCCCAGGCTCCGGGACTCGCCGCGCGGGTGCGGGAGTTGGGTGCCATACCCTCCTCCGGCTCCGGCTGGCCCGCCCGGCTCCTGGAGGAGTGCGCCCTGCTGCACCTGCTCGCCTGGGGCTGGCTGCACCGCGACCGGCTCCCCGCCCCGCTGGCGGCCACGGTCCGCTCCCGCGTCGGCCTGCCCGCACCGGCGCGGGGCACGCCGGTCAGGGACCGATGGCAGGTCCTCGCGCAGTACGACACGGTGGACAGCAAGCTCACCACGCGCCGCGTCTGGGTGCACGGCGAGCGGTCCGGGCGCACGGCCCTGCTCCTGTCGTACGGGGCGGCGGGCCGCGCCCCCGCCCTCAGCCTGCCGGTCGGCCAGGCCCTGGACGCCGAACTGGTTCCGTACGCCGCCGATCCGGCGGCCCATGGGCTCCGCGCCGACCTGGGCGAGCAGTTCACCACCCCGGCCCCCGCCACGGGCCGCCCGCCGGGCCTGCCCCCGGCAGAGGCGACGGCGCGCTATGGCGAGGCGCTGCGCGACGACCCGTGGCTGGACACCTGGCCGGCCACCCTCACCCGGGTGATACCGACCCCCGGCCCCACGTCCAGCGGCGGGGACAGCGGCCGCGGCGCCGCCACGGCATGGCAACTGGCCGACGCCGACGGCGAATCAGCCCTGCCCATAGCCCCGTCCGCCGCGTCCCGCTCCGGCCTCTGGCGCCTGGTCGCCCTGTCCGGAGGCGCCCCCCTCACCGTCTTCGGCGAGTGCGGCCACCAGGGCTTCAACCCCCTGGCGGCCTGGGCGGACGGCACGACGGAGACCGTTCGGCTGTGA